From Erigeron canadensis isolate Cc75 chromosome 8, C_canadensis_v1, whole genome shotgun sequence, one genomic window encodes:
- the LOC122609764 gene encoding uncharacterized protein LOC122609764 isoform X1: protein MFITNLIKSKLTSALQPWLLQELELELKLGFLRSHVIAKNLRFDTLKLNNAVLDDSSSFYFTEFRIDELTLRIDYWSAPAFIWHVQGFHVTISPRGVERKGKVRELSEVLLEEKKRVLCEIDPEGSALHDIMEKLADIAPSKSQTTSLPKLILNYCSLQMCDINLHLHSSISGDSFEFFWETKELNVDSRIVRPPSFLRGYMNSLLAYQKESYFDLEIVGSNIRLKSHDRVSLVCYSSDIICSLKLNDLQLIQLQGSVEELVFLFSPADVFTISVIMRELSRKSSPIRNGRQLWKETATRIKSTRRWSIRKLANVVCLWLHYVSALEKLFSLVGYPMGAMIKQSTVKMSEDATWSKSFRCQWDIISEIEKELPAPGIALARRVVRSRTVKNVVSSEKELPVTKYLEYFQQTCHLLFLLWSFFCMILNTIIFWLLLRSSFAADPNKDRTGALPEDSCLNHCYSLNLGKVSITISPDNAIPSIGKKIVLGRRVSHLDLISFSIVFDTIILLYNENICEHHLTFSCGSFEVISSSVAGASTNKHKYSIKGRKKSEVLDSKTILSSKPAVYTEMVTLPILESLINQTWSNWNLSCAEFEKTTDEHLKKPFILCEIKHMLTDQDRSSLSYFFSNCCLVLGELNVFLGYSSTLSLTLLLRQIQDAFSSPASYQRTKALISPATPSEGSPMRVWDYHSFIDEMEKTIHRVLPERVIQFGVYIVGPQIHVSLRKDSFQSRAINLHEEVDDIHLSFNCKNIELIISPNLAANSTLVKELEIADLAKSDERYQCQEQIMLDASLIIHGMNAYLDDSPKLQRSQIITLKPIRIQISTVRNDTWSFGESIRAFSVNLHGSASGISGLIFADELSVLSEAVNGLMFSLSRDINTIGSSNSESFHYINSRETLVGGSEKEMLVTTSTGSSLVIRRILYTLKCTSEIQLVDIVVHKSRKVSTMENQMTISESFTNQNLSVHFLPDNGIQICLQQMHMKFLYEKKRGKMDGLADLFGLRAVLFRYENDVMNNYLVPQSQDVCELSVSNCIFNLSLTHLPSELSLSNRVAENSGSGSKISHTMVDPILANISQEPIAQPHKGGEDAGLAQSTVAPVSNTCLQARISSTEVCMVGCPLKDVVVGKHQSSKLEIFLSAEGGSQTSIFCRCQGGIFFLDTVSAVMFSQCGNSYIRRIRHLLRGQPSYQENLPDASSANITMTEAQLGVWNIPEDFTIDLSQFYLALIARDESGRIQQLLFGADMKLDLKVVNMRKKFSFGLSQLSILSRVLQESTKHQDSGVQTPVMSSSTSSDASYYLISKDMRAALEQTDEIHSVATDGSSSSSDSHQASESYILKKLSCFLEAEEPVRWDSSNSLTLNPWVGSGSISGFDVTVSLRELQMMLSVAELSGVSTKETTANVQRRHLYNGEESERKLEKMVQDGSLVAIQDVHQHMYIVIEGTERKYHLAGAMHYSLAQELSLFRVKYHYQRIWKSSYLWFTLTSLCAKSESGEPLQLNCNSRSNFVELSSPGNSGTALWRSQPYNSTSSEDDSELGVYENADKSLFYLMNKKNNCPIAFVEGVLEFVSTPGNPFKWKVFQDFPLARDPLMIDNFPVKESRNGAQDTLQADKKKSFIDFTIDKISWTIYHELSDTTEKFPLLQMSMLAPEFIIQIMNAKTRVMAKLIVDLYSFDAQRNLWSTLLHPVEVSIFWRSRFQSRGLGTASHGMPVHFYARVQEFRVTIIELALDILLFVIGNLNLAGPYAVQSSVILANCCKVENQTDLSVFCQFLDKQCATIPRKQSTTVFLRNLALDQPPEASFVSIQLADRGDFLTLPIKFSLFKAGTFAWRTRIVSKNDSKTFPGPLIIVEISWKSEDGLSIVVSPLLRVHNKTDFLIELRFQRPEQQENQHASVVVKAGDTIDDSTAAFNAIKASGGSKKALISLSVGNFNFSFRPKISGDSMGWSDELKGGKAARLSGLFDKISYHVRKAFPVESAKSSFSTARTDSKSEDGQVDNLHFLIQSTKRDVPISQSERRASNVALLEQKEIFILPTVQICNLLESEIHVVLSDKDRYFPQDPGNTSKQATIPRGSSVNLYANPEAMFFTVTLTEFGLSCNPVNCGDWAIKLLKKKKDNQNLDMELNFGDGRYFGSLRLSCARMGILEAAIFTPYTLRNNNDFGLYCLASNHNPLSRDEAEELDSQGYSRLGALLPPKSAISWFFRTNKVSLKLLDDKATEKALLDLDAISGLTEINLEVEEAGLKYITKLGVSLHSSSGKVVPSQVVSLSPRYVVLNESDEVITLRQCNLENDMEGMSTVGSKQRKALRLCNRMIKKRETGIFENFIRKHRNAEDDAMLFIQFRLTDAGLGWSGPVCVASMGRFFLKFRRSVNENDQEIAREGNGQEFAAVIVSEENSSLVLRFHRPPNMNLPYRIENCLRDASITYYQKGSTEIETLGSSKQVNYVWDDLSRTHKLVIQISDLHLLREVNLDKVRAWKSFYKVGQHRALGFNSSLNKKAGTSLGHLNDMDMVNLGYEVYADGLTRVLRICERNDSRKLDRGFYPGAKVTFRVSRFAINFCERTKQEEDPDQSFVYTPIIVMRLSNISLDSMFTDQQILNQIRVQSISVDQKWVGAPFAAMLRRHQTGFTDTHDSMLRVVLILLPSTSNIRQIKYSSIVLQPVDLNLDEETLMRIVPFYRRSLSDPNAPSQQYYFDHFEIHPVKIIASFLPGDSYYSYNSTQETLRSLLHSVIKIPEIKNKTVELNGVLVTHALITIRELSIKCAQHYSWYVMRAIYIAKGSPLLPPAFASIFDDLASSSLDVFFDPSSGLVKLPGLTLGTFKLLSKCIDGKGFSGTKRYLGDLGKTLKTAGSNILFAAVTEVSDSVLKGAETSGFNGMFNGFQQGILKLAMEPSVLGSAFTEGGPDRKIKLDRNPGIDELYIEGYLQAMLDTMYKHEYLRVRVIDDQVVLKNLPPNSVLIDEIMDHVKGFLISKTLLKGETSSSHPLHHLRGDNASEWRIGPTILTLCEHLFVNFAIGWLRKQASELTSKIKWEGKFNAGDEQAIVQVSTPKQQSKASVLKWGVGRFVFAGIVAYIDGRLCRSIPNPVARRIVSGFVLSFLDKNDDK from the exons AGTGATTATGAGAGAATTATCAAGGAAATCATCGCCTATAAGAAATGGTAGGCAACTCTGGAAAGAAACTGCAACTAGAATTAAGTCAACACGTAGATGGTCAATCCGGAAATTAGCTAATGTTGTTTGCCTATGGTTGCACTATGTAAGTGCTTTGGAGAAATTGTTTTCATTAGTTGGATATCCTATGGGGGCTATGATAAAACAATCCACTGTAAAGATGTCTGAAGATGCGACGTGGTCGAAATCCTTTAGATGCCAATGGGACATAATTTCTGAAATTGAGAAAGAATTACCAGCTCCTGGTATCGCACTGGCACGCCGGGTAGTCAGAAGCAGAACAGTAAAAAATGTTGTCTCGAGTGAAAAGGAGCTTCCGGTCACCAAGTACTTGGAGTACTTCCAACAGACTTGCCATTTACTTTTTCTTCTATGGAGTTTCTTCTGTATGATATTAAATACGATAATTTTCTGGCTGCTATTGAGAAGTTCTTTTGCTGCCGATCCTAACAAGGATAGGACCGGAGCTCTTCCAGAAGATTCCTGCCTGAATCATTGTTATAGTCTAAATTTAGGGAAAGTTTCTATCACCATTTCCCCTGATAATGCGATACCTTCCATCGGTAAAAAGATTGTTTTGGGCAGGAGAGTTTCACACTTGGATCTAATTTCTTTCTCTATAGTATTTGATACAATTATCCTTCTTTACAATGAAAATATCTGTGAGCATCATTTGACTTTCTCCTGTGGGAGCTTTGAGGTTATTTCTTCATCTGTGGCAGGAGCTAGCACAAATAAGCATAAATATTCCATAAAAGGGCGTAAGAAGTCTGAAGTTTTAGATTCAAAAACTATCTTATCGAGTAAACCCGCTGTTTATACTGAAATGGTCACTCTCCCAATCCTAGAAAGCCTCATAAATCAAACGTGGTCAAATTGGAATCTGTCTTGTGCAGAATTTGAAAAAACCACCGATGAGCACTTAAAAAAACCTTTCATTCTCTGTGAAATTAAGCATATGTTGACAGATCAGGACCGCAGTAGTTTGAGTTATTTCTTTTCCAACTGTTGTTTGGTATTAGGCGAGTTGAACGTCTTTTTGGGGTATTCATCAACATTATCGTTAACTCTACTTCTTCGGCAAATACAAGATGCTTTCAGTTCGCCTGCGAGTTATCAGAGGACTAAAGCACTCATATCTCCTGCAACGCCATCTGAGGGGTCACCAATGAGAGTTTGGGATTATCATTCCTTTATTGATGAAATGGAAAAGACAATACATAGAGTATTACCAGAAAGGGTTATTCAGTTTGGAGTATACATTGTCGGTCCTCAAATCCATGTATCACTGAGAAAGGACAGTTTTCAAAGTAGGGCTATAAATTTGCATGAAGAAGTAGATGATATTCACCTATCTTTTAATTGTAAAAACATTGAACTCATTATATCACCGAATCTAGCAGCTAATTCCACATTAGTAAAGGAACTTGAAATAGCTGACCTGGCTAAGTCGGATGAACGCTACCAGTGTCAAGAGCAAATAATGCTTGATGCCTCGTTGATAATTCATGGTATGAACGCTTACCTTGATGACTCGCCTAAACTCCAACGGTCTCAGATTATCACATTAAAGCCAATAAGGATTCAAATTTCAACCGTAAG GAATGATACCTGGTCTTTTGGAGAAAGTATACGTGCTTTCTCTGTAAACCTGCATGGGAGTGCTTCAGGGATCTCTGGTCTAATATTTGCTGATGAGTTATCTGTTTTATCTGAG GCGGTTAATGGTTTGATGTTTTCTTTGTCTCGTGATATCAACACAATTGGCTCCTCCAATTCTGAAAGTTTTCACTACATAAATAGTCGTGAGACATTGGTTGGTGGTTCTGAAAAAGAGATGCTGGTGACTACAAGTACTGGATCATCGTTAGTCATTCGAAGGATTCTATATACTCTTAAATGCACATCTGAAATCCAGTTAGTGGATATAGTAGTTCATAAGTCAAGGAAGGTCAGTACCATGGAGAATCAAATGACTATCTCAGAATCGTTTACAAACCAGAACTTGTCTGTGCACTTCTTGCCTGACAATGGTATTCAGATATGTTTACAGCAAATGCATATGAAATTTTTGTACGAAAAGAAAAGAGGGAAAATGGACGGGCTTGCTGATCTTTTTGGGTTACGAGCTGTTCTTTTCAGATACGAAAATGATGTCATGAATAACTATCTTGTGCCACAATCTCAGGATGTATGTGAATTGTCAGTTTCCAATTGCATATTCAATTTATCTTTGACACATCTTCCGAGTGAGTTATCATTGTCTAACAGAGTAGCTGAAAACTCTGGTTCTGGAAGTAAAATTTCACACACTATGGTAGATCCCATTTTGGCAAATATTTCTCAAGAGCCAATTGCTCAACCTCATAAAGGTGGTGAGGACGCCGGTCTTGCTCAGTCGACTGTAGCTCCAGTGTCAAATACTTGTTTACAGGCAAGAATTTCCTCAACTGAAGTTTGTATGGTAGGATGCCCTTTAAAGGATGTAGTAGTTGGAAAACATCAGTCCAGTAAGCTAGAGATATTTCTTTCTGCTGAGGGTGGCAGTCAAACTAGTATTTTTTGCCGCTGTCAG GGAGGCATTTTCTTCCTCGACACCGTATCAGCTGTGATGTTTTCTCAATGTGGAAATTCATACATACGTCGCATCAGACATCTTTTACGTGGTCAACCGTCATATCAGGAAAACCTACCAGATGCCAGTAGCGCAAATATTACTATGACTGAGGCTCAGTTAGGAGTGTGGAATATTCCAGAAGATTTTACCATAGATCTCTCTCAATTTTATCTTGCATTAATTGCTAGAGATGAATCTG GAAGAATTCAACAACTTTTGTTTGGTGCTGACATGAAATTGGACCTTAAAGTTGTCAATATGAGGAAAAAGTTTTCGTTTGGTCTTTCGCAACTGTCCATTCTTTCTCGTGTTCTTCAAGAATCCACTAAACATCAAGATAGTGGTGTTCAGACTCCTGTAATGTCTTCTAGCACGTCTAGTGATGCATCTTATTATTTAATATCAAAAGACATGCGAGCAGCATTAGAACAGACGGATGAGATTCATTCTGTAGCAACTGATGGAAGCAGCTCCAGTTCTGATTCCCATCAAGCCTCTGAAAGCTACATCTTGAAAAAGTTAAGTTGTTTCCTAGAAGCTGAGGAGCCTGTGCGATGGGATTCTTCAAATTCTCTGACATTAAATCCTTGGGTTGGTAGTGGTTCTATTTCAGGTTTTGATGTGACAGTATCCTTGCGCGAGCTACAA ATGATGCTTTCAGTTGCTGAACTTTCCGGGGTCTCCACAAAAGAAACAACTGCCAACGTGCAGCGAAGGCATTTGTATAATGGCGAGGAGTCTGAGAGAAAGTTGGAGAAGATGGTCCAAGATG GGAGTCTCGTTGCAATCCAAGATGTCCATCAGCATATGTATATTGTTATAGAAGGTACAGAAAGAAAGTATCATTTGGCTGGTGCAATGCATTATTCACTTGCTCAAGAGTTGTCTCTTTTCAGG GTGAAGTAtcattatcaaagaatatgGAAGTCATCATATTTATGGTTCACTTTGACTTCATTATGCGCCAAGAGTGAATCTGGGGAACCCCTGCAGTTGAACTGTAATTCTAGATCGAACTTTGTTGAACTTTCCAGCCCTGGTAACAGTGGGACAGCACTTTGGCGGTCACAGCCTTACAATTCTACAAGTTCTGAAGATGATAGTGAGCTAGGCGTGTACGAAAATGCAGATAAAAGCTTATTTTACCTAATGAATAAGAAGAATAATTGTCCTATAGCTTTTGTTGAAGGTGTGCTAGAATTTGTAAGCACGCCTGGAAATCCATTCAAGTGGAAAGTTTTTCAGGATTTTCCTTTGGCTCGTGATCCATTAATGATAGATAACTTCCCAGTGAAGGAATCTAGGAATGGTGCACAAGATACTTTACAAGCGGATAAAAAGAAGTCCTTCATTGATTTCACGATTGACAAAATTTCTTGGACCATCTATCATGAGCTTTCTGATACAACGGAAAAGTTCCCACTTCTCCAGATGTCTATGCTTGCTCCTGAATTTATCATACAGATAATGAATGCAAAAACGAGGGTGATGGCCAAACTTATAGTTGATCTATACTCGTTTGATGCCCAGAGAAATTTATG GAGTACGCTTCTACATCCAGTTGAAGTAAGTATTTTCTGGAGATCTAGGTTTCAAAGCCGTGGTTTAGGAACTGCTTCACATGGAATGCCTGTCCACTTCTATGCTAGAGTTCAAGAG TTTCGTGTAACCATAATCGAGCTCGCACTGGACATACTTCTGTTTGTGATTGGAAATCTGAATTTGGCTGGTCCTTATGCAGTTCAAAGCTCTGTGATCTTAGCGAACTGCTGCAAG GTTGAGAACCAAACAGACTTATCTGTGTTTTGCCAGTTTTTGGATAAACAGTGTGCTACAATACCCAGAAAACAGTCAACAACTGTGTTTTTAAG GAACTTGGCTTTAGATCAACCACCAGAAGCATCATTTGTATCGATTCAACTTGCCGATCGAGGAGATTTTTTGACCCTTCCGATTAAATTTTCACTATTTAAAGCTGGAACATTTGCTTGGAGAACACGTATAGTTTCTAAAAATG ATTCCAAGACATTCCCCGGGCCACTCATTATAGTAGAAATTTCATGGAAATCCGAG GATGGATTGTCCATTGTCGTCTCTCCGTTGTTAAGAGTACATAATAAAACGGATTTCCTTATTGAGCTCCGATTTCAACGCCCGGAGCAACAAGAAAATCAGCATGCTTCTGTAGTGGTTAAGGCAGGGGATACAATTGATGATTCCACGGCAGCTTTTAATGCCATTAAAGCTTCTGGTGGATCAAAGAAGGCGTTGATATCTTTAAGTGTCG GTAATTTCAATTTCTCCTTCAGACCTAAAATTTCTGGCGACTCAATGGGATGGTCTGACGAACTTAAAGGTGGAAAGGCTGCTCGGCTCTCCGgattatttgataaaataagTTACCATGTACGGAAGGCTTTTCCTGTTGAATCAGCAAAATCATCCTTCAGCACAGCTCGTACTGATTCAAAATCAGAAGACGGGCAAGTTGATAATTTGCACTTCTTAATTCAGAGCACCAAAAGAGATGTACCTATTTCACAATCAGAAAGAAGGGCTTCAAATGTTGCACTACTTGAGcaaaaagaaatatttattCTTCCGACTGTACAAATATGTAATCTATTAGAGTCTGAGATACACGTTGTTTTGAGTGATAAAG ATCGCTATTTTCCTCAGGATCCCGGGAACACGAGCAAGCAGGCAACCATTCCTCGTGGGTCAAGTGTTAATTTGTATGCCAATCCTGAGGCAATGTTCTTTACTGTTACTTTGACTGAGTTTGGATTAAGCTGTAACCCCGTAAATTGTGGTGATTGGGCTATAAAGTTactgaagaagaaaaaagataatcAAAACTTGGACATGGAGTTGAACTTCGGTGATGGAAGATATTTTGGTTCTTTAAGGTTGTCTTGCGCGCGTATGGGCATATTGGAG GCTGCTATATTTACACCATACACACTGAGGAACAacaatgattttggtttatatTGTCTTGCATCAAACCATAATCCTCTATCCAG AGATGAAGCCGAAGAACTCGATTCTCAAGGATATTCTCGACTTGGAGCTTTACTTCCTCCTAAGTCAGCTATATCATGGTTTTTTAG AACAAACAAGGTGTCCCTGAAATTGTTGGATGACAAAGCAACTGAAAAGGCGTTATTGGACTTGGATGCAATATCGGGCCTTACAGAGATTAATCTAGAAGTGGAAGAAGCAGGACTTAAGTATATTACAAAGTTGGGTGTTTCATTACATTCATCTTCTGGGAAAGTAGTTCCATCACAAGTAGTATCGTTGAGTCCAAGATATGTAGTGCTGAATGAATCAGATGAAGTGATCACTCTCCGTCAGTGTAACTTGGAG AATGACATGGAGGGCATGTCTACTGTCGGCAGTAAACAGAGAAAAGCATTACGACTTTGCAACAGAATGATCAAGAAGAGGGAAACCGGCATTTTTGAGAACTTCATTAGAAAGCATAGAAATGCTGAAGATGATGCGATGCTGTTTATTCAGTTTCGACTAACTGATGCTGGATTGGGTTGGTCGGGTCCTGTATGTGTTGCTTCAATGGGTagattttttctaaaatttcgTAGATCTGTAAATGAAAATGACCAAGAAATTGCAAGAGAAGGAAATGGACAAGAGTTTGCTGCTGTTATTGTTTCAGAAGAGAATTCTTCTCTTGTTTTACGCTTCCACAGACCACCCAACATGAATTTGCCTTACAGGATTGAGAATTGTTTGCGTGATGCATCTATAACTTACTACCAGAAG GGTTCGACCGAAATCGAGACTTTGGGATCTTCAAAGCAAGTTAATTATGTCTGGGACGATTTATCTCGTACTCATAAGCTGGTCATCCAAATAAGTG ATTTGCATCTGCTACGTGAAGTGAACTTGGACAAGGTGCGAGCATGGAAATCCTTCTATAAAGTGGGACAACATAGAGCATTGGGGTTTAATTCCTCCCTAAATAAAAAGGCGGGAACAAGTCTTGGTCACTTAAATGATATGGATATGGTGAATTTGGGTTATGAAGTTTATGCAGATGGCCTCACTAGAGTTCTTAGAATTTGTGAACGTAATGATAGCCGCAAACTGGATAGAGGATTCTATCCTGGCGCTAAAGTTACATTTAGGGTCTCCAGGTTTGCAATCAACTTCTGTGAACGTACCAAGCAG GAAGAAGACCCGGATCAATCATTTGTCTACACACCAATCATTGTTATGCGGCTTAGTAATATCAGTCTCGATTCCATGTTTACTGATCAGCAAATACTTAATCAGATTAGGGTTCAG TCTATAAGTGTAGATCAGAAGTGGGTAGGTGCTCCTTTTGCTGCAATGCTCCGTAGGCATCAAACAGGATTCACGGATACACACGACAGCATGCTCCGTGTAGTGCTCATTCTGCTCCCGTCTACTTCCAATATCCGACAAATAAAATACTCATCCATTGTTCTTCAG CCAGTTGACTTGAATCTGGATGAGGAAACCCTAATGAGGATCGTCCCTTTCTACAGAAGATCACTCAGTGACCCAAATGCTCCCAGTCAGCAGTATTACTTTGATCATTTTGAGATACACCCAGTCAAG ATCATAGCAAGCTTTCTACCTGGAGATTCATATTACAGTTATAATTCAACACAGGAGACACTCAGGTCCTTGCTGCACAGTGTCATAAAG ATTCctgaaataaaaaacaagacGGTCGAGCTGAATGGTGTCCTTGTTACTCATGCTTTGATTACTATACGTGAACTTTCTATCAAGTGTGCACAACATTATTCATG GTATGTAATGCGAGCAATCTACATAGCAAAAGGAAGCCCATTGCTTCCCCCAGCTTTTGCCTCAATTTTTGATGACCTGGCTTCTTCATCTCTCGATGTTTTTTTTGATCCTTCAAGTGGCTTGGTCAAGCTTCCTGGGCTCACCTTAG GTACGTTCAAGCTTCTCAGTAAATGCATTGATGGTAAAGGATTCTCTGGGACCAAGCGTTATTTAGGTGATTTAGGGAAAACT CTTAAAACGGCTGGATCCAATATACTTTTTGCTGCTGTCACCGAGGTTTCAGACTCGGTGCTGAAGGGAGCAGAAACTAGCGGTTTTAATGGAATG TTTAATGGTTTTCAACAAGGAATACTGAAATTGGCAATGGAACCGTCTGTACTTGGGAGTGCTTTTACTGAAGGTGGTCCAGATCGAAAAATTAAGCTTGATCGTAATCCCGGCATTGATGAG TTATATATCGAAGGATATTTACAAGCTATGTTGGATACAATGTATAAACACGAATATCTTAGAGTGAGAGTGATTGATGACCAG GTTGTCCTGAAGAACCTGCCACCGAACAGCGTACTTATAGATGAAATTATGGACCATGTGAAGGGCTTCCTCATCAGCAAGACATTGTTGAAAGGAGAGACTTCATCCTCTCATCCATTGCACCATCTTAGAGGGGACAATGCAAGT GAATGGAGAATTGGTCCAACAATTTTGACTTTGTGTGAGCACCTCTTTGTAAATTTTGCAATCGGATGGCTGAGAAAGCAGGCTAGTGAGCTGACATCCAAAATCAAATGGGAGGGTAAGTTTAACGCTGGTGATGAACAAGCTATTGTCCAGGTATCCACCCCAAAACAGCAGAGTAAGGCATCTGTATTGAAGTGGGGTGTTGGAAGGTTTGTTTTTGCAGGTATTGTTGCATATATTGATGGTAGGTTATGTCGTAGTATTCCTAATCCTGTAGCTAGGCGCATCGTTAGTGGTTTTGTGTTGagttttcttgacaaaaatgatgataaatga